Proteins encoded by one window of Arabidopsis thaliana chromosome 2, partial sequence:
- the RHC1A gene encoding RING-H2 finger C1A (RING-H2 finger C1A (RHC1A); FUNCTIONS IN: zinc ion binding; LOCATED IN: cell wall; EXPRESSED IN: 22 plant structures; EXPRESSED DURING: 13 growth stages; CONTAINS InterPro DOMAIN/s: Zinc finger, RING-type (InterPro:IPR001841), Zinc finger, C3HC4 RING-type (InterPro:IPR018957); BEST Arabidopsis thaliana protein match is: RING/U-box superfamily protein (TAIR:AT3G56580.3); Has 35333 Blast hits to 34131 proteins in 2444 species: Archae - 798; Bacteria - 22429; Metazoa - 974; Fungi - 991; Plants - 531; Viruses - 0; Other Eukaryotes - 9610 (source: NCBI BLink).): MSSSRNTHWCHRCQRAVRLHGQEPVCFYCGGGFVEELDMAQASPFDMFRSHRGVVERDQTFDLMDAFSVFMRNRLAERSHDREIRGRTISSGPENFPGLAPLLIFGGQVPYRLTGDNAVEALFNGGSPGIGITRGNTGDYFFGPGLEELFEQLSAGTTRRGPPPAPRSAIDALPTIKIAQRHLRSSDSNCPVCKDEFELGSEAKQMPCNHIYHSDCIVPWLVQHNSCPVCRQELPSASGPSSSQNRTTPTRNYRSSSSSSSSNSRENGNERRNPFSSFWPFRSSGSSSSSTQNRGGTRNSDTSDENHNYHQQQHQQSYMGYSGWPFDY, from the coding sequence ATGTCAAGCAGTCGAAATACCCACTGGTGTCACAGATGTCAGCGTGCTGTCCGCCTTCACGGCCAAGAGCCTGTATGCTTTTATTGCGGAGGTGGATTTGTTGAAGAACTTGATATGGCTCAAGCCAGCCCCTTTGATATGTTTAGATCCCACAGGGGTGTTGTAGAACGTGATCAGACTTTTGATCTCATGGATGCTTTCTCTGTGTTTATGAGGAACCGCTTAGCTGAAAGGAGCCACGACAGAGAAATCAGAGGAAGAACCATCAGTTCAGGTCCTGAAAACTTTCCTGGTCTGGCCCCTTTGTTGATCTTTGGTGGTCAAGTCCCTTATAGACTAACTGGCGACAATGCAGTCGAAGCCCTCTTCAATGGCGGCTCCCCTGGCATTGGCATCACACGTGGTAACACCGGCGACTACTTCTTCGGTCCCGGCCTTGAAGAATTGTTCGAGCAGCTTTCAGCTGGCACTACTCGCCGAGGCCCACCACCCGCACCGAGATCAGCAATAGACGCATTGCCAACTATCAAGATCGCGCAGAGGCATCTTAGGTCATCGGACTCGAATTGTCCCGTGTGCAAAGACGAATTCGAACTGGGATCAGAAGCGAAACAGATGCCGTGTAACCACATCTATCATTCTGACTGCATTGTCCCGTGGCTGGTTCAGCACAACTCTTGCCCGGTCTGTCGCCAAGAGCTACCATCAGCTAGCGGACCTTCAAGCAGTCAAAACAGAACCACCCCTACCAGAAACTACAGAAgcagtagtagtagtagtagtagtaacaGTCGTGAGAACGGGAATGAAAGAAGGAAtcctttctcttccttctggCCATTCCGTTCGTCAGGTTCAAGCTCAAGCTCCACTCAAAACCGTGGAGGCACAAGAAACTCGGATACAAGCGATGAGAACCATAACTACCATCAACAGCAACATCAACAATCATATATGGGTTACAGTGGCTGGCCTTTTGAttactaa